One region of Girardinichthys multiradiatus isolate DD_20200921_A chromosome 1, DD_fGirMul_XY1, whole genome shotgun sequence genomic DNA includes:
- the dennd2c gene encoding DENN domain-containing protein 2C isoform X3 gives MLALRVEQDRRGLDEVDRLQKEATTIQQGWQSGRPALHKQRINIKEKISQWESRSQQSSSQDAGFKVHPPLVSRTLSGDLLGNGGSNKTYGVGNHARDSRARAKSTELDFREPPAHNVHNVAGRKSEPLKKFPTPFSTASPGKNSTTQTFASSELEVDTLSSAEPVFSAHVDSKVDCIPDILIVSKPQPPSAGDQEDNMPAGNFYTSRGFWRKLEGDRLLWENGRSNAGESRPPPKPLRTFQYRGTHNMKHAVHLDSGSPQNNNHSNLRSRRAVKPPNFPPPPCPVIKSEGLSRHKKNRKSFEYEDAANLTAQQGTVGNGDVHPNLYHAYSDDNIYEDIVSPGEGSRDYPYEDVKLSTMCLSAKPPVPKFPHKRQTLHGYAGKVEKKVFQALSASTSLTFAEASKPAAPRHTSSQKVHRTPQYISKIETIFDDKRGRKRVKNQGPLARAAEETSGTESDPEDNTEGSRRSVYIQSTLRRQPGYRTLERDLIQLQQQKQQLFQIFVVVSLRKTSTGNAYSPEITQQFPKLFEKSSRVSREAEDQLNVIPKFCFPDPQDWKPSAHTPSETFSFVLTGEDGSRWFCYCRKILPSGKGKRLPEVHCIVSKLGCFNLFAKILEEVERRREISPALVYPFMRSVMEAPFPAPGRTVTVKSFLPGSGNEVLTLCRPVDSRLEHVDFDSLLQCLTVGKLLQVFASLLLERRVIFVADKLSVLSRCSHAVLALLYPFTWQHTFVPVLPASMLDISCSPTPFLIGVLAPCLPELLELPIEEVLIVDLCADKFVIQLGDEDCILPSKLQAALQQILEDREDILRQNNGDTFGDQQADLSSLVSEGFVRFFVELVGHYPLHMVESSNGTKELQRESFRKSHPSRGARQFLQLFMDTQMFAGFIQDKELRKGGGKQGLFETRVAEYLDSGPEPEPSGVNKFLKGLGNKMKLLQIK, from the exons ATGCTAGCTCTGAGAGTGGAGCAGGACAGACGAGGGCTTGATGAGGTCGATCGCCTGCAAAAAGAGGCCACCACTATTCAGCAGGGCTGGCAGTCAGGGAGGCCAGCTTTGCACAAGCAGCGTATTAACATTAAGGAGAAGATCTCCCAGTGGGAGAGTCGGAGTCAGCAGAGCAGCAGCCAGGATGCTGGATTCAAAGTACACCCTCCCCTTGTATCCAGAACTCTGTCAGGAGACCTACTGGGCAATGGCGGTTCTAACAAAACCTATGGAGTAGGGAATCATGCCAGAGATAGCCGCGCAAGAGCAAAGAGTACGGAATTGGATTTTAGGGAACCTCCGGCACATAATGTGCACAATGTTGCTGGTCGAAAGTCGGAACCATTGAAGAAATTTCCCACTCCATTTTCAACCGCATCTCCTGGAAAAAACAGCACAACACAAACTTTTGCCTCTTCTGAATTAGAAGTGGACACTCTTTCTTCAGCCGAGCCAGtcttttcagcccatgttgaTTCAAAAGTGGATTGCATTCCAGACATCTTAATAGTCTCGAAGCCTCAACCTCCATCAGCTGGCGATCAAGAAGACAACATGCCTGCTGGAAACTTCTACACTTCACGGGGTTTCTGGCGAAAACTCGAGGGGGACAGACTTCTCTGGGAGAACGGCAGAAGCAATGCAGGTGAATCCCGACCCCCACCCAAACCGCTGCGCACATTCCAATATCGTGGAACCCACAACATGAAGCACGCGGTGCATTTGGACAGTGGATCCCCTCAGAACAACAATCACTCTAACCTGAGGAGCAGGAGGGCCGTAAAGCCTCCAAACTTCCCACCTCCGCCGTGTCCTGTAATAAAGAGCGAAGGGCTATCAAGGCATAAAAAGAACAG GAAGTCCTTTGAGTATGAAGATGCAGCGAATCTGACAGCCCAGCAGGGCACTGTGGGAAACGGAGACGTTCACCCTAACCTTTACCATGCCTACTCTGATGACAACATTTATGAGGATATTGTGT CTCCAGGTGAAGGGAGCAGGGATTACCCCTATGAGGATGTCAAGCTGTCCACCATGTGCCTTTCTGCAAAGCCTCCAGTTCCAAAG TTTCCTCACAAACGTCAAACCTTGCATGGATATGCTGGAAAAGTGGAGAAGAAGGTATTTCAGGCATTGTCAGCGTCCACATCTTTAACCTTTGCAGAAGCTTCAAAACCAGCAGCACCTCGTCACACGAGCAGTCAGAAAGTTCACAGGACTCCGCAG TATATCTCCAAGATTGAGACCATTTTTGATGACAAGCGAGGGAGAAAAAGAGTGAAAAACCAAGGGCCCTTAGCACGAG CAGCAGAGGAGACCAGTGGGACAGAGAGCGACCCAGAGGACAACACCGAAG GTTCCAGAAGATCAGTTTACATCCAGTCCACACTGAGACGACAGCCTGGATACCGCACCCTGGAGAGGGACTTGattcagctgcagcagcagaagcagcagcTTTTTCAGATCTTCGTGGTGGTGTCGCTAAGAAAAACCTCCACAGGAAACGCATACTCTCCTGAAATTACTCAACAGTTCCCAAAATTG TTTGAAAAGTCGTCCCGGGTctccagagaagctgaagatcAACTGAATGTGATTCCTAAGTTCTGCTTCCCGGATCCCCAGGACTGGAAGccctctgcacacacaccaaG TGAGACCTTTTCCTTTGTCCTCACCGGAGAGGACGGGAGTCGCTGGTTTTGTTACTGCCGCAAGATCCTG CCCAGCGGAAAGGGGAAGAGGCTTCCTGAGGTGCATTGCATTGTCAGCAAGTTGGGGTGCTTCAACCTGTTTGCAAAG ATTCTGGAGGAGGTAGAGCGACGCAGAGAAATATCCCCGGCACTGGTTTATCCTTTTATGCGCAGTGTGATGGAGGCTCCATTTCCAGCCCCCGGACGCACGGTTACCGTCAAGAGCTTCCTCCCCGGCTCTGGGAATGAG GTCCTCACTTTGTGTCGACCAGTGGACTCCAGACTGGAGCATGTGGACTTTGACAGTCTGCTGCAGTGTCTCACTGTTGGGAAACTCCTCCAGGTGTTCGCTTCCCTTCTGCTGGAGAGGAGGGTCATCTTTGTTGCTGACAAGCTCAG TGTGTTATCCAGATGTAGCCACGCAGTGCTGGCGCTGCTGTACCCGTTCACCTGGCAGCACACGTTTGTCCCAGTGTTACCAGCAAGTATGCTGGACATCAGCTGTTCTCCAACCCCATTCCTTATAGGCGTTCTAGCACCATGTTTGCCGGAACTGCTAGAGCTGCCCATTGAGGAG GTGCTCATAGTGGATCTGTGTGCCGACAAGTTCGTCATACAG CTCGGTGATGAAGATTGCATCCTGCCCAGTAAACTACAAGCAGCTCTGCAGCAGATCCTGGAGGACAGAGAGGATATTCTGAGACAAAACAACGGAGACACGTTTGGAG ACCAGCAGGCCGACCTGAGCTCCCTGGTATCTGAGGGTTTTGTCCGGTTCTTCGTGGAGCTGGTAGGCCACTATCCTCTCCATATGGTGGAGTCCTCCAACGGAACCAAGGAACTTCAGCGAGAAAGCTTTCGCAAGTCTCACCCCTCACGTGGAGCCCGGCAGTTTCTGCAGCTCTTCATGGACACACAGATGTTTGCTGGTTTCATTCAAGACAAAGAGCTGCGCAAGGGAGGAGGTAAACAAG GGCTCTTTGAAACCAGAGTGGCTGAGTATCTGGATTCTGGCCCGGAACCCGAGCCGAGCGGCGTGAACAAATTTCTCAAAGGACTGG gaaaCAAGATGAAGCTCCTTCAGATTAAATAA